In Pseudomonas deceptionensis, a single window of DNA contains:
- a CDS encoding ArsR/SmtB family transcription factor yields the protein MILEQLKALGNDTRMQMMEWLKDPLSNFPPQDHGDPAIGVCVTHLQHKAGLSPSTASAHLAILQRAGFVLTTRIGKWTYYRRNEQAIDDFAARLKIEL from the coding sequence ATGATTCTCGAACAGCTCAAAGCCCTGGGCAATGACACTCGCATGCAAATGATGGAGTGGCTCAAAGACCCGCTCAGTAATTTCCCGCCCCAGGATCATGGTGATCCTGCGATTGGCGTGTGCGTGACCCATTTGCAGCACAAGGCCGGGCTGTCACCTTCCACGGCTTCAGCGCACCTGGCCATTCTGCAGCGCGCCGGGTTTGTGCTGACCACGCGCATTGGCAAGTGGACGTACTACCGCCGCAATGAGCAAGCGATCGACGACTTTGCGGCCAGGCTGAAAATCGAGTTGTAA
- a CDS encoding zinc-dependent alcohol dehydrogenase family protein, with product MSTKTIFVQPGGGYHNVVVGESEVLAPRSGEITVRLHANSLNYHDFAVVSGMWGPSEKRIPMADGAGEVIAVGADVSEFKVGDSVVSTFFPDWIDGTPLVEGFVTVPGDGIDGYAREQVTAKATSFTLAPTGYSHAEASTLTTAGLTAWRALMADDSLKPGDTVLVQGTGGVSIFALQFAKMAGATVIATSSSDEKLERLKAMGADHVINYRKDTQWGETALALTGGRGVDHIIEVGGPATLEQSMIAIRVGGHISIIGILSGVTGSMNFVPMLIKQVRLQGVLVGSRSQQQDMVRAINANGIRPVIDRHFPLSDIVEAFKYQETNQHFGKIILDI from the coding sequence ATGAGCACTAAAACTATCTTCGTCCAACCTGGCGGCGGATATCACAATGTAGTGGTTGGCGAGAGCGAAGTCCTTGCACCCCGCAGCGGTGAAATCACTGTACGTTTACACGCCAACTCTCTGAACTATCACGATTTTGCCGTGGTGAGCGGCATGTGGGGACCGAGCGAAAAACGCATTCCCATGGCCGATGGCGCCGGTGAAGTGATTGCCGTAGGCGCCGATGTCAGCGAGTTCAAGGTCGGCGATTCGGTGGTCAGCACCTTCTTCCCGGACTGGATCGACGGCACCCCGTTGGTTGAAGGCTTTGTGACCGTGCCCGGCGATGGCATCGACGGCTATGCCCGTGAGCAAGTAACCGCCAAGGCCACGTCGTTCACCCTCGCGCCGACCGGCTACAGCCATGCCGAAGCATCGACTCTGACCACCGCCGGCCTGACTGCTTGGCGCGCCCTGATGGCCGATGATTCCCTCAAGCCAGGGGACACGGTACTGGTACAAGGCACGGGCGGGGTTTCGATTTTTGCCCTGCAATTCGCCAAAATGGCCGGTGCCACGGTGATTGCCACCTCCTCCAGCGACGAAAAACTGGAACGCCTCAAGGCGATGGGCGCGGACCACGTCATCAACTACCGCAAGGACACCCAGTGGGGCGAAACAGCCCTGGCACTTACCGGTGGCCGCGGCGTAGATCACATCATTGAAGTCGGCGGCCCTGCGACCCTTGAGCAGTCCATGATTGCCATCCGGGTGGGCGGGCATATCTCGATCATCGGCATCCTCAGTGGCGTCACAGGCTCCATGAACTTTGTGCCGATGCTGATCAAACAAGTGCGTTTGCAAGGCGTACTGGTCGGCAGCCGCAGCCAGCAGCAAGACATGGTGCGCGCCATTAATGCCAATGGCATCCGCCCTGTGATTGATCGTCACTTCCCGCTGAGCGATATCGTCGAGGCGTTCAAATACCAGGAAACGAACCAGCATTTCGGCAAGATCATCCTGGACATCTAA
- a CDS encoding YbaK/EbsC family protein → MSLESVRAFFNAHAPDLHIIELTTSTATVALAAEAHGVEPGQIAKTLAFRVGERNVLLVARGDARIDNKKIKDALGSKAKMLDADTVVALTSHPVGGVCPFGLATELSVYCDISLQSFTEVMPAAGATHTAVKICPTRMADLVNAQWVDVCQPLPAA, encoded by the coding sequence ATGAGTCTTGAATCCGTACGCGCATTTTTCAACGCCCACGCCCCTGACCTGCACATCATCGAATTGACCACCAGCACGGCCACCGTGGCACTGGCGGCCGAGGCCCACGGCGTGGAACCCGGGCAAATTGCCAAGACCCTGGCCTTTCGTGTCGGCGAGCGCAATGTACTGCTGGTCGCCCGCGGCGATGCCCGTATCGATAACAAAAAAATCAAGGATGCGCTGGGCAGTAAAGCCAAGATGCTGGACGCAGATACGGTCGTGGCACTCACCAGTCATCCCGTGGGTGGTGTCTGCCCTTTCGGCCTGGCCACTGAGCTGTCTGTCTACTGTGATATTTCCCTGCAAAGCTTTACCGAAGTCATGCCTGCGGCAGGGGCCACCCACACCGCCGTAAAGATCTGCCCTACACGTATGGCCGACCTGGTCAACGCGCAGTGGGTCGATGTCTGCCAGCCTCTTCCTGCCGCCTGA
- a CDS encoding DUF3857 domain-containing transglutaminase family protein, with the protein MHRFTFSKSLICATLGMVSLSSFAALQPESEAALAGETQRACHFNKDTSTDCTTTFRYTILTNNGREMLSRIDFSFPETDQLEIIDAHSTQPGAKPVALAPSQIDTRMAPNPDQGFLRARQTSIAFPNLRIGTQLTYTVREHTMAKPLMDHFHYLMTFGPSPARSDIFKSTFTAEQPIVWRSELMEDFTFTPSADNKTLVIEQKKPRFVNYINEAGNAYIRQLPRVEIGSSGQVQDHFGNLARRYNEIVTAGLPASAAKTVSGLKGLPPAQQVSGLMQYIHDQYRYMGDWRATDRGYVPFTLSEIEERGYGDCKDLSVLLTAMLKASGIKAETSWVSRGTNPMGLLLPGTNSANHAIVRAEVNGQVWWLDPTNPVFLPGRSMPDIQNRWALVIDAAGKVRQDHIPEALPSLSMGVKKFEHFNREGQARTTAEVEMGQMTLMQLSYADTDSGVSATDLNLCNHFGKEISDCKINREKTGFVVPERYKVHASLTNLRALENLSGQQVYKPAFMSERWDSLMNYRRTGQLADLYMADPEKITYDITLSGAKVGKEIKTCKVSSPWFDMELSSKRNKDEYRYLYAMTQKHSWLTHDVIMSAPFEAMLRQARACNENMQQVVHLITQG; encoded by the coding sequence ATGCACCGCTTTACTTTCAGCAAATCATTGATTTGCGCAACATTGGGGATGGTCAGCCTGTCGTCTTTCGCGGCATTGCAACCAGAGTCAGAGGCCGCCTTGGCAGGCGAAACGCAAAGAGCCTGCCATTTCAACAAAGACACCAGCACCGATTGCACCACCACATTCCGCTACACCATCCTCACCAACAATGGACGAGAGATGCTGTCGCGCATTGACTTCAGCTTTCCCGAGACGGACCAACTGGAGATCATCGACGCCCACTCGACACAACCCGGCGCCAAGCCGGTGGCACTGGCCCCATCGCAAATCGACACGCGCATGGCGCCTAACCCGGATCAGGGTTTTTTACGGGCCAGACAAACCTCGATTGCCTTTCCGAACCTGCGCATTGGCACTCAACTCACCTACACCGTTCGTGAGCATACGATGGCCAAACCGCTGATGGATCACTTCCATTACCTTATGACGTTCGGCCCTTCCCCTGCCCGCTCGGATATATTCAAAAGCACTTTTACCGCCGAGCAGCCAATTGTGTGGCGCAGCGAGCTAATGGAAGATTTCACGTTCACCCCGTCTGCCGACAACAAGACCCTGGTAATCGAACAGAAAAAACCCCGCTTCGTGAATTACATCAATGAAGCCGGCAACGCCTACATTCGCCAGTTGCCGCGGGTTGAAATCGGCAGCTCCGGCCAGGTGCAGGATCACTTTGGCAACCTCGCCAGACGCTACAACGAAATTGTGACTGCCGGGCTGCCGGCGAGCGCCGCCAAAACCGTGTCAGGGCTCAAGGGTTTGCCGCCCGCCCAGCAAGTGTCCGGTTTGATGCAGTACATTCATGATCAATACCGCTACATGGGCGACTGGCGCGCCACTGACCGCGGCTACGTGCCATTCACCCTGAGTGAGATCGAAGAGCGCGGCTACGGCGACTGCAAAGACCTTTCGGTACTGCTGACCGCCATGTTGAAGGCCAGTGGCATAAAAGCAGAAACCAGCTGGGTCAGCCGGGGCACGAACCCGATGGGCCTTCTGCTGCCGGGCACCAACTCAGCGAATCACGCAATCGTGCGGGCCGAAGTAAACGGTCAGGTCTGGTGGCTTGACCCCACCAACCCGGTGTTTTTGCCAGGGCGCAGCATGCCTGACATCCAGAATCGCTGGGCGCTGGTTATCGATGCCGCAGGCAAGGTGCGCCAGGACCACATCCCCGAAGCGCTGCCGAGCTTGAGCATGGGTGTGAAGAAGTTCGAGCACTTCAATCGCGAAGGCCAGGCACGTACAACCGCTGAGGTCGAGATGGGGCAGATGACGCTCATGCAACTCAGCTACGCCGACACCGACTCCGGGGTTTCCGCTACGGATCTGAACCTGTGCAACCACTTCGGCAAGGAAATCAGCGATTGCAAGATCAACCGGGAGAAAACCGGCTTTGTGGTGCCCGAACGTTACAAGGTGCACGCCAGCCTGACGAACCTTCGCGCACTGGAAAACCTGTCCGGCCAGCAAGTTTACAAGCCTGCATTCATGAGCGAGCGCTGGGACAGCCTGATGAACTATCGCCGGACCGGGCAACTGGCTGATTTGTACATGGCAGACCCCGAGAAAATAACCTACGACATCACCCTGTCGGGTGCCAAGGTCGGCAAGGAGATCAAAACCTGCAAGGTGAGTTCACCGTGGTTCGATATGGAACTGAGCAGCAAGCGCAACAAGGATGAGTACCGTTACCTGTACGCCATGACGCAAAAACACAGCTGGCTCACTCACGACGTGATCATGAGCGCGCCGTTCGAAGCGATGCTCCGGCAAGCCCGTGCATGCAACGAAAACATGCAGCAAGTGGTGCATCTCATCACCCAGGGCTGA
- the pgm gene encoding phosphoglucomutase (alpha-D-glucose-1,6-bisphosphate-dependent), whose translation MTLSPLAGKPAPAQLLVDIPRLVTAYYTGQPDAAIATQRVAFGTSGHRGSSFELSFNEWHVLAISQAICLYRQMKGINGPLFVGIDTHALSTPAGASALEVFAANGVETMIAADDEYTPTPAISHAIICYNRGRTSGLADGVVITPSHNPPESGGFKYNPPNGGPADTDVTKWIEAKANELLAAKLAGVKRMGYEQALKASTTHRHDYLNTYVADLKNVIDMDTLRGANLRLGVDPLGGAGVRYWSAIGEHYGLNLDVVNTSVDPTFRFMCVDWDGRIRMDPSSSYAMQGLIGLKERFDVAFACDPDHDRHGIVTPSGGLLAPNNYLAVSIDYLFQNRPQWRADAAVGKTVVSSGLIDRVAARLERRLFEVPVGFKWFADGLFEGSLGFGGEESAGASFLRLDGSVWSTDKDGLIPSLLAAEMTARTGRDPSQLYQKMTEELGLPFSTRVDAKATPQQKALLGKLSPEQVKSTTLAGEAITQILSHAPGNNQAIGGLKVMTQNGWFAARPSGTEDIYKIYAESFIGDEHLSRLVEEAQVLVDTAIA comes from the coding sequence ATGACACTCAGTCCTCTAGCGGGCAAACCGGCTCCGGCTCAGTTGTTGGTCGACATTCCACGACTGGTGACCGCCTACTACACCGGCCAACCCGATGCAGCGATTGCGACTCAGCGTGTTGCGTTCGGTACTTCAGGGCACCGCGGCAGTTCGTTTGAGTTGAGCTTCAATGAGTGGCATGTATTGGCTATCAGCCAGGCCATTTGCCTCTATCGCCAGATGAAGGGCATCAACGGTCCGCTGTTTGTCGGTATCGACACCCACGCACTGTCGACCCCGGCAGGCGCCAGCGCACTTGAAGTGTTTGCGGCCAACGGCGTAGAAACCATGATCGCCGCTGACGACGAGTACACGCCGACTCCGGCCATCTCCCACGCAATCATTTGCTACAACCGTGGCCGTACCAGCGGCCTGGCGGACGGCGTGGTGATTACCCCGTCCCACAACCCGCCTGAAAGCGGTGGCTTCAAGTACAACCCGCCAAACGGTGGCCCGGCCGATACCGATGTCACCAAGTGGATCGAGGCCAAGGCCAACGAACTGCTGGCCGCCAAGCTGGCCGGGGTCAAGCGTATGGGTTACGAGCAGGCCCTCAAGGCCAGCACCACGCACCGCCATGACTACCTGAACACCTATGTTGCCGATCTGAAAAACGTGATCGACATGGACACCCTGCGCGGTGCCAACCTGCGTCTGGGCGTTGACCCGCTGGGGGGGGCAGGTGTGCGCTACTGGTCGGCAATCGGCGAACACTACGGCCTGAACCTGGACGTGGTGAACACCAGCGTAGATCCGACATTCCGCTTTATGTGTGTGGACTGGGATGGCCGGATCCGCATGGACCCGTCCTCCAGCTATGCCATGCAAGGCTTGATCGGGCTCAAAGAGCGTTTTGACGTGGCATTCGCCTGTGATCCGGACCACGATCGCCATGGCATCGTTACGCCATCTGGCGGCCTGTTGGCGCCGAACAACTACCTGGCCGTGTCCATCGACTATCTGTTCCAGAACCGCCCGCAATGGCGCGCGGATGCTGCAGTCGGCAAGACAGTGGTCAGCAGCGGCCTGATTGATCGTGTCGCTGCTCGCCTGGAGCGCCGCCTGTTCGAAGTGCCGGTGGGCTTCAAGTGGTTTGCCGATGGCCTGTTTGAAGGTTCGCTGGGCTTTGGCGGTGAAGAAAGCGCGGGCGCTTCGTTCTTGCGCCTGGACGGCAGCGTCTGGTCGACCGACAAGGACGGTCTGATTCCATCGTTGCTGGCTGCAGAGATGACGGCCCGCACCGGCCGCGATCCTTCGCAGCTGTACCAGAAAATGACTGAAGAACTGGGCCTGCCGTTTTCGACCCGGGTCGATGCCAAGGCCACCCCGCAACAAAAAGCCCTGCTGGGCAAACTGTCGCCGGAGCAGGTCAAGTCCACCACGCTGGCGGGTGAGGCAATCACCCAGATCCTCAGCCACGCGCCGGGTAACAATCAGGCGATTGGCGGGCTTAAGGTCATGACGCAAAACGGTTGGTTTGCGGCACGGCCTTCAGGCACCGAAGACATCTACAAGATCTACGCCGAAAGCTTTATCGGCGATGAGCATCTGAGCCGCCTGGTTGAGGAAGCGCAAGTGCTGGTCGATACCGCTATCGCGTAA
- the eco gene encoding serine protease inhibitor ecotin → MKPLVISAAVLLSVSMLCSVANAAKLEDVAPYPKAEAGFSRQVIHLPKQKNEDDYKVQIIAGKTLQVDCNQQRLGGKLEEKTLKGWGYPMYRLNKVSGPMSTMMACPEGKAHPEFVPVVGDGFMLRYNSKLPIVVYAPKDIEVRYRIWSASKQVKQAVSE, encoded by the coding sequence ATGAAACCACTGGTGATCAGCGCAGCCGTTCTACTCTCCGTGAGTATGCTGTGCAGCGTGGCCAACGCCGCCAAACTGGAAGACGTCGCCCCCTACCCTAAAGCCGAGGCGGGCTTTAGCCGTCAGGTCATTCATCTGCCCAAGCAGAAGAATGAAGACGACTACAAAGTCCAAATCATCGCGGGCAAGACGTTGCAGGTCGACTGCAATCAGCAGCGCCTGGGCGGCAAACTGGAAGAGAAAACCCTCAAGGGCTGGGGCTACCCGATGTATCGCCTGAACAAGGTCAGCGGCCCCATGAGTACGATGATGGCGTGCCCCGAAGGCAAGGCCCACCCCGAGTTTGTACCGGTGGTAGGCGATGGTTTCATGCTGCGTTACAACAGCAAGCTGCCCATCGTGGTCTACGCGCCCAAAGACATCGAAGTGCGTTACCGCATCTGGTCTGCTTCCAAGCAGGTCAAGCAGGCTGTGAGCGAGTAA
- a CDS encoding PQQ-dependent sugar dehydrogenase, translated as MLRKTLLATLCASALLNVAFTAHADGQKTFVTETGTITATPVVEGLNHPWALAFLPDRQGMLVTERAGNLRVVSQDGKLSAPLSGVPQVWAKGQGGLLDVVLSPSFGEDRLVYLSYAEGGGEDGKAGTAVGRGRLSEDLTRLSNFEVIFRQEPKLSTGNHFGSRLVFDRDGYLFIALGENNQRPTSQDLDKLQGKIARIYPDGRIPKDNPFVGQAGVRPEIWSYGHRNQQGATLNPWTGTLWTHEHGPKGGDEINLIERGKNYGWPLATHGIDYSSKPISEARGQTAEGTLGPHHVWEKSPGISGMAFYDGDRFKPWQHNLFIGALADKDLIRLQLDGDKVVHKERLLGDLKARIRDVRQGPDGYLYVLTDEDDGVLYRVGLQ; from the coding sequence ATGTTGAGAAAAACCTTGCTGGCCACGCTGTGCGCCTCGGCGCTGTTAAATGTGGCATTCACGGCTCATGCCGACGGGCAGAAGACCTTTGTAACCGAAACCGGAACGATCACGGCAACCCCCGTCGTTGAAGGGCTCAACCACCCGTGGGCGTTGGCTTTTTTGCCCGACAGGCAAGGCATGCTGGTGACTGAGCGTGCGGGTAACCTGCGTGTCGTCAGCCAGGACGGCAAGCTGTCAGCGCCACTCTCGGGCGTACCGCAGGTGTGGGCCAAAGGGCAGGGCGGATTGCTCGACGTGGTGTTGTCGCCCAGCTTTGGCGAGGACCGCCTGGTGTACTTGTCTTACGCTGAGGGTGGCGGTGAAGACGGCAAGGCCGGAACCGCCGTCGGCCGCGGTCGTTTGTCGGAAGACCTGACCCGTTTGAGCAATTTTGAAGTGATCTTTCGTCAGGAGCCCAAGCTGTCTACCGGCAATCACTTTGGCTCACGTCTGGTGTTCGACCGCGATGGCTATCTGTTTATTGCCCTTGGTGAAAACAATCAGCGCCCGACCTCCCAGGATCTCGACAAGTTGCAGGGCAAGATTGCCCGCATCTACCCTGACGGCCGTATCCCCAAGGACAACCCTTTTGTGGGCCAGGCAGGCGTCAGGCCCGAGATCTGGTCCTACGGTCATCGCAATCAGCAGGGGGCAACGCTCAATCCGTGGACAGGCACCTTGTGGACCCATGAACACGGGCCCAAGGGCGGTGACGAAATCAACCTGATCGAGCGCGGCAAAAACTACGGCTGGCCGCTGGCAACCCACGGTATTGACTACTCCTCCAAGCCCATTTCCGAAGCCAGGGGCCAAACGGCAGAGGGCACCCTCGGCCCTCATCACGTCTGGGAAAAATCCCCCGGGATCAGTGGCATGGCGTTCTACGACGGGGACCGCTTCAAGCCTTGGCAACATAACCTGTTCATTGGTGCCCTAGCGGACAAGGACCTGATCCGGTTGCAGCTCGATGGCGACAAGGTCGTGCATAAGGAGCGTCTGCTGGGCGATCTCAAGGCGCGAATCCGCGACGTGCGCCAGGGCCCGGACGGGTATCTGTATGTGTTGACTGATGAAGATGACGGCGTCTTGTATCGCGTGGGGTTGCAGTAG
- the hdeA gene encoding acid-activated periplasmic chaperone HdeA: MKKHILLMGAVGLVALSTLAQAETKQPVSKWTCADFLAVDESFQPTAVGLGEAINKKGKVEDAVLDVDGIAKITPIVVTACKETPKESFVSKLKSEWAKIKKDV; encoded by the coding sequence ATGAAGAAGCACATTCTGTTAATGGGCGCTGTGGGTCTGGTTGCACTGTCTACGTTGGCTCAGGCTGAAACCAAACAGCCTGTATCGAAATGGACGTGCGCGGATTTCCTGGCCGTTGATGAAAGTTTCCAGCCGACGGCTGTAGGCTTGGGTGAGGCGATTAACAAAAAGGGCAAAGTTGAAGATGCGGTGCTGGATGTAGACGGTATCGCAAAAATCACGCCAATCGTTGTGACAGCCTGCAAGGAAACCCCAAAAGAATCCTTCGTGAGCAAACTCAAGTCTGAGTGGGCAAAAATCAAGAAAGACGTGTAA
- a CDS encoding zinc-dependent alcohol dehydrogenase family protein: MKALTYQGPGEKSWSDIPKPVIDKPTDAIVRILHTTICGTDLHILKGDVPEVTRGTVLGHEGVGVVEAVGPAIRNFKPGDHVLISCITSCGSCANCRRQMYSHCADGGWILGHTIDGTQAEYVRIPHADNSLYPVPAGADEEALVMLSDILPTGFEIGVLAGKVKPGDSVVIVGAGPVGMAALLTAQFYSPAQLIMVDGDTNRLEVAQRFGATHVIDINTQNAVERIFEITHGVGVDVAIEAVGIPASFDTCQSVIAPGGSIANVGVHGKSVELHLEKLWIQNVTISTGLVNTNTTPMLMKTVASGKIDAGKLITHRFALSEILQAYEVFGNAAKEKAMKVILSQ; the protein is encoded by the coding sequence ATGAAAGCGCTTACCTATCAGGGGCCAGGCGAGAAATCCTGGTCCGACATCCCCAAACCGGTCATCGATAAACCGACCGACGCCATCGTGCGTATCCTTCACACCACCATCTGCGGAACCGATCTGCACATCCTCAAGGGCGATGTGCCAGAAGTCACTCGAGGCACCGTTCTGGGCCATGAGGGTGTAGGCGTGGTTGAGGCGGTCGGCCCGGCCATACGCAATTTCAAGCCCGGTGATCATGTGCTGATTTCATGCATCACCTCCTGTGGCAGTTGCGCCAACTGTCGGCGTCAGATGTATTCCCACTGCGCAGATGGCGGGTGGATCCTGGGGCATACGATTGACGGAACCCAGGCTGAATATGTGCGTATCCCCCATGCCGATAACAGCCTCTACCCGGTGCCTGCCGGGGCAGATGAAGAAGCCTTGGTGATGCTGAGCGACATTTTGCCGACCGGCTTTGAAATCGGCGTGCTCGCGGGCAAGGTCAAGCCCGGAGACAGCGTCGTGATCGTCGGCGCGGGCCCGGTGGGCATGGCGGCTTTGTTGACGGCACAGTTTTATTCTCCGGCCCAGTTGATCATGGTGGATGGCGATACCAACCGGCTCGAAGTCGCCCAACGGTTTGGCGCCACGCATGTGATCGATATCAATACGCAAAACGCGGTCGAGCGCATATTCGAGATTACCCATGGCGTGGGGGTCGACGTTGCGATTGAGGCCGTGGGTATTCCAGCCTCCTTTGACACCTGCCAATCGGTCATAGCCCCGGGCGGGAGCATCGCCAACGTGGGTGTGCATGGCAAAAGTGTCGAATTGCACCTGGAAAAGCTGTGGATCCAGAACGTCACCATCTCCACCGGGCTGGTGAATACCAATACCACGCCCATGCTGATGAAAACCGTGGCGTCCGGGAAGATCGATGCAGGCAAGTTGATTACCCACCGCTTTGCGTTATCCGAGATCCTGCAGGCGTATGAAGTGTTCGGCAATGCGGCCAAGGAGAAGGCCATGAAAGTTATTCTTTCTCAATAA
- a CDS encoding DUF2798 domain-containing protein yields MTSKQSSNTLSVKRLKLSAQATPYVFAFYMSAIMAFLMCLVITAANSGIEGDYLSNVLHAYQLAMPVAFLCVLVVRPIVSRLVSATVHPHR; encoded by the coding sequence ATGACGTCGAAACAATCTTCTAACACCCTGTCCGTGAAACGCCTGAAGCTATCTGCACAGGCCACGCCGTATGTGTTCGCGTTTTACATGTCGGCAATCATGGCTTTTCTGATGTGCCTGGTGATCACTGCTGCTAACTCGGGCATTGAGGGGGATTACCTGAGTAATGTGCTGCACGCCTATCAACTGGCCATGCCCGTTGCCTTTCTGTGCGTTCTGGTGGTACGCCCGATCGTGAGCAGACTGGTGTCTGCAACAGTCCATCCGCACCGTTAG
- a CDS encoding LysR family transcriptional regulator: MNLLSAIASFIKVVETGSIVGAAKQLGISAAAVSQTINRLEEHLGTRLLQRTTRSMALTENGTLYYARVRHIASDLESAQLALSNGETELQGRLCIASTSAFGRHVLAPLIAGFATRYPRLRLELCTTDGKINHIQEGIDLSLRIKPQLEEGIVARKIASVPFIVCASPAYLARAGTPRTPEELQQHACLAFRYPLDGRLLRWGFIRDGQHYYAPLNFTAISDDIDALTQMAIHGAGIARLAEFVAAPYIESGRLITLLKNSHESTESYAEPLDIYACVQDRAAMTPKVKAFIEYLAEHLKMRWPKDNISYSTPVY, from the coding sequence GTGAATCTGTTATCGGCAATTGCCAGCTTTATCAAAGTGGTCGAAACAGGCTCCATCGTAGGCGCGGCCAAACAGCTGGGGATCAGTGCCGCGGCCGTGAGCCAGACCATCAACCGCCTGGAAGAACATCTGGGCACTCGCCTGCTGCAACGCACCACCCGCAGCATGGCGCTGACCGAAAACGGCACGCTGTACTATGCCAGAGTGAGGCACATTGCCTCCGACCTGGAGTCGGCACAGCTGGCCCTCAGCAATGGCGAAACCGAACTTCAGGGTCGGCTATGCATTGCGTCGACCTCCGCGTTCGGGCGGCACGTGCTGGCCCCGTTGATTGCGGGCTTTGCTACGCGCTATCCGCGGTTGAGGCTTGAGTTGTGCACCACTGATGGCAAAATCAATCACATTCAGGAAGGCATTGATCTGAGCCTGCGGATCAAACCTCAGCTGGAGGAAGGGATCGTCGCGCGCAAGATCGCTTCTGTTCCTTTTATCGTCTGCGCCTCCCCGGCCTATCTGGCTCGAGCCGGCACGCCCCGCACCCCGGAAGAGCTCCAGCAGCACGCCTGCCTGGCCTTTCGCTACCCGCTGGACGGGCGCTTGCTGCGCTGGGGGTTTATCCGCGACGGGCAGCACTACTACGCACCGCTGAATTTCACCGCGATCAGTGACGATATCGACGCACTGACGCAAATGGCGATCCACGGTGCCGGGATTGCGCGCCTTGCCGAGTTCGTGGCTGCGCCCTATATAGAATCTGGCCGACTTATCACGCTGCTGAAAAACAGCCATGAATCGACCGAGTCCTACGCAGAACCCCTGGATATTTACGCTTGCGTACAGGATCGCGCAGCCATGACACCAAAAGTTAAAGCCTTTATCGAATACTTAGCCGAACACCTGAAAATGCGCTGGCCAAAAGACAATATTTCGTACTCCACACCTGTTTATTGA